In the Salinirubrum litoreum genome, one interval contains:
- a CDS encoding proline dehydrogenase family protein, translated as MLPPIANNFVAGEGPATALDHVRGLNADGVAGILNLLGEHYDDRADADADTQAYVDLVRDLAASDLDCCVSVKPSQIGLDLGDDVFRENLSRIVDASDTFVWVDMEDHETVDVTLDAYEEHARATDGNVGLCVQANMRRTDEDLERLADLPGKVRLVKGAYDPPKEIAYKDKARVDEAYREYLEYMFREFDGGIGVGSHDPAMIDYAADLHEEYGTDYEVQMLMGVREEAQVDLAASGVPVYQYAPYGDKWLSYFYRRVRERKENALFALRAVLS; from the coding sequence ATGCTTCCACCGATCGCGAACAACTTCGTCGCGGGGGAAGGTCCCGCGACCGCGCTCGACCACGTCCGAGGGCTGAACGCCGACGGCGTGGCGGGGATCCTCAACCTGCTCGGCGAACACTACGACGACCGCGCGGACGCGGACGCCGACACGCAGGCGTACGTCGACCTCGTCCGGGACCTCGCCGCCAGCGATCTGGACTGCTGTGTCTCTGTCAAGCCGAGTCAGATCGGTCTCGACCTCGGCGACGACGTGTTCCGCGAGAACCTCTCGCGGATCGTCGACGCGAGCGACACCTTCGTCTGGGTCGACATGGAGGACCACGAGACCGTGGACGTGACCCTCGACGCCTACGAGGAACACGCTCGCGCGACCGACGGGAACGTCGGTCTCTGCGTCCAGGCGAACATGCGGCGGACCGACGAGGACCTCGAACGCCTCGCGGACCTGCCGGGGAAGGTACGCCTCGTGAAGGGCGCGTACGACCCGCCGAAGGAGATCGCCTACAAGGACAAGGCACGGGTCGACGAGGCCTACCGCGAGTATCTCGAATACATGTTCCGCGAGTTCGACGGCGGGATCGGCGTCGGGAGCCACGACCCGGCGATGATCGACTACGCCGCCGACCTCCACGAGGAGTACGGGACCGACTACGAGGTCCAGATGCTGATGGGCGTCCGCGAGGAGGCGCAGGTCGACCTCGCGGCAAGCGGCGTCCCCGTCTACCAGTACGCACCCTACGGCGACAAGTGGCTCTCGTACTTCTACCGGCGGGTCCGGGAACGCAAGGAGAACGCGCTGTTCGCGCTCCGGGCCGTGCTGAGTTGA
- a CDS encoding helix-turn-helix domain-containing protein has product MSETETVAGTRLTLDLWHPDCWAIESTEQVGGGVLAHAIYRTPKTATHSVNGLFTAFGDSTEEVEALIQTISESPHAGEVLELQERFGRARDAPGNVVREFFLEYDPNDMVCPTLLEHGFVHSAPVRIEGGSEEWQVCFAGDRSEIEPALDEVRRDADAEVSIASITSSDRDRGERGQRLDSLTPTQRDVFEHARSRSYYEWPRGVSTRELADDLDVSKTTLLEHLRKAEAKLLDP; this is encoded by the coding sequence ATGAGCGAGACAGAGACCGTGGCTGGAACGCGGTTGACGCTGGACCTGTGGCATCCGGACTGCTGGGCCATCGAATCGACGGAACAGGTAGGTGGGGGCGTCCTGGCACACGCGATCTACCGAACACCGAAGACCGCGACCCACTCGGTCAACGGACTGTTCACCGCGTTCGGCGACAGCACCGAGGAGGTCGAGGCGCTGATCCAGACGATCAGCGAGTCGCCACACGCCGGCGAGGTGCTCGAACTGCAGGAGCGGTTCGGACGGGCACGGGACGCGCCGGGCAACGTCGTCCGGGAGTTCTTCCTGGAGTACGACCCGAACGACATGGTCTGCCCGACGCTGCTCGAACACGGCTTCGTCCACAGTGCGCCGGTCCGCATCGAGGGAGGGAGCGAGGAGTGGCAGGTCTGTTTCGCCGGCGACCGCTCGGAGATCGAACCCGCACTCGACGAGGTACGGCGAGACGCCGACGCGGAGGTGTCGATCGCGTCGATCACCAGTTCCGACCGCGACCGCGGAGAGCGCGGACAGCGACTCGACTCGCTGACGCCGACACAGCGGGACGTGTTCGAGCACGCCCGCTCGCGGAGCTACTACGAGTGGCCCCGTGGCGTCTCCACCCGCGAACTCGCAGACGACCTCGACGTGTCGAAGACGACGTTGCTCGAACACCTCCGGAAGGCCGAGGCGAAACTACTCGATCCCTGA
- a CDS encoding aldehyde dehydrogenase family protein, translating into MAEAYKHYVDGEWTTGHGEETFESVNPATGETLGEFHRGTTEDIEHALGVADDAYDEWRGLSYIDRAEYLWDIYHELRDRTDELGEVVTKECGKEISEGKADVVEAAHMVEWAAGNARHPHGDIVPSEIPSKDAYMRRKPRGVVGCITPWNFPVAIPFWHMAVALVEGNTVVWKPAEQTPWCGQIIAEMFEDAGIPDGVFNMVHGFGDAGAQIVEDDRTDTVLFTGSAEVGHEVAQKVAQDPGKLAACEMGGKNGIVVTEKADLDTAVHAAVMSSFKTTGQRCVSSERLIVHEDVYDEFKTRYVDLAEDVAVGDPLDDSTFMGPLIEPGHVEKVTGYNELAKDEDVNVLVDRTELDGEEIPEGHEEGNWVGPFVYEADAHAPLRCTHEEVFGPHVALLEYSGDIEEAVEIHNDTDYGLAGAIISEDYRQINYYRDHAEVGLAYANLPCIGAEVQLPFGGVKKSGNGYPSAREVIEAVTERTAWTLNNSYDIEMAQGLSADIKTDDE; encoded by the coding sequence ATGGCCGAGGCCTACAAGCACTACGTAGACGGCGAGTGGACGACTGGACACGGCGAGGAGACGTTCGAGAGCGTGAACCCGGCGACGGGCGAGACGCTCGGGGAGTTCCACCGGGGAACCACCGAGGACATCGAGCACGCCCTCGGAGTGGCAGACGACGCTTACGACGAGTGGCGCGGACTGTCGTACATCGACCGCGCAGAGTACCTGTGGGACATCTACCACGAACTGCGCGACCGGACCGACGAACTCGGCGAGGTCGTCACGAAAGAGTGCGGCAAGGAGATCAGCGAGGGGAAAGCCGACGTGGTCGAAGCGGCGCACATGGTCGAGTGGGCCGCCGGCAACGCTCGGCATCCACACGGTGACATCGTGCCGAGCGAGATTCCGAGCAAGGACGCGTACATGCGGCGGAAACCGCGCGGTGTCGTGGGTTGTATCACGCCGTGGAACTTCCCCGTCGCCATCCCCTTCTGGCACATGGCCGTCGCGCTCGTCGAGGGGAACACGGTCGTCTGGAAACCTGCAGAGCAGACGCCGTGGTGCGGCCAGATCATCGCCGAGATGTTCGAGGACGCCGGGATTCCCGACGGCGTGTTCAACATGGTCCACGGCTTCGGTGACGCCGGCGCACAGATCGTCGAAGACGACCGCACCGACACGGTCCTGTTCACGGGATCGGCCGAGGTCGGCCACGAAGTCGCCCAGAAAGTCGCCCAAGACCCGGGCAAGCTCGCCGCCTGCGAGATGGGTGGGAAGAACGGTATCGTCGTCACCGAGAAGGCGGACCTCGATACTGCAGTCCACGCTGCGGTCATGTCCTCGTTCAAGACCACTGGACAGCGGTGTGTCTCCTCGGAACGCCTGATCGTCCACGAAGACGTCTACGACGAGTTCAAAACACGCTACGTCGATCTGGCCGAGGACGTCGCTGTCGGCGACCCACTGGACGACTCGACGTTCATGGGGCCACTCATCGAACCCGGCCACGTCGAGAAAGTGACCGGCTACAACGAGTTGGCGAAAGACGAAGACGTGAACGTGCTGGTCGACCGGACGGAGTTGGACGGCGAGGAGATCCCCGAGGGTCACGAGGAGGGCAACTGGGTCGGGCCGTTCGTCTACGAGGCCGACGCACACGCACCCCTGCGCTGTACCCACGAGGAGGTCTTCGGTCCGCACGTCGCGCTTCTCGAATACTCGGGTGACATCGAGGAAGCGGTCGAGATTCACAACGACACGGACTACGGTCTCGCGGGCGCGATCATCTCCGAGGATTACCGCCAGATCAACTACTACCGCGACCACGCCGAGGTCGGCCTCGCGTACGCCAACCTGCCGTGCATCGGCGCGGAGGTCCAGTTGCCCTTCGGCGGTGTGAAGAAGTCCGGCAACGGCTACCCCTCCGCGCGTGAAGTGATCGAAGCCGTCACCGAGCGGACCGCCTGGACGCTCAACAACTCCTACGACATCGAGATGGCACAGGGGCTGTCCGCCGACATCAAGACCGACGACGAGTAA